The following nucleotide sequence is from Mycobacterium sp. 3519A.
GCGGAGAATCTGTTGCCGCGTGGTGTCGGCTCGCCTGTCGAGCTGTTCGGTCACATCCCAGCCTCGAAATCTGGACGGTGGCTCCGGTCGAGTAATCGTGCTTTCCGTAAATAGGTCAATTCTGTCGATTCTTTCACCCGATGCGTATTACCCGCAGGTTCGGGCGTCCCGCTTTTGCAGGGCAAACCCCTCAACGACCCTCCTCGGCGAACTTCGGATGTGCTGACGGGGCAAAGCTGACGGTCAATACTTTAAGTCATTTGTAGGACTGCATATCAGCCAAAAAGTATGTAAGGTACACATTGTGATGACTGGCGGTCCGGTCAACGGGGGGCGGCTCCAAAGGGTTGATCCCAAGGTCAGCGCGTGCGTTTACGCGCCCATAACGCTATCGCCGAGCAAATCCCGGTGGTATTTTCGTCCCGTTGCCATAGTCCGCGTTGGCAAACCCCCTCGAACCCCTGCGCGGGCTGTGGCAACTTCGTGTCGGCCGTTTGCACTACCCGCAGGATTTGTCGAGCGTGTCCGCCCGAACTCAACGGTCATCACCTCCCAAACCGCAGCGGAGCACTCGCCGGCGGTGCAGATATCGACCGATTTAGCAATACCGAGGTAATTAACGGTGAAGTGGGACTTAGAAGTCGACGTGGTGTGTACCGGCGCAGGGGTTGCTGGGCTGGCGCACTCGGTGGCGGTTGTCGACATGGACGGCGAGGTGTTCGTCGCCAGTGCCGACGACGCCCGATCCGGCGGGACACCGGTAGCGGTCCGGTCGCGTGTCGACCGACTGCACTGGCTCGATCTGCACGTTTCGGATCCGGAGACCAACGAATACTTCGCCGCCTTGTCATCCGACCTGGGTCCGCTGACCAGGTTCGCGGGAGACGTCGACCTGCCTATCCGCGTGGTGGAGCAGGCCCAACCGGTGCAGGCACGCGGCGCCGTCCCGCCCTTCGTCGGGGCCAGGCTGCGCGACTGGGCGGCGCGTTGCCTGGTGTCGCCCTACGGTTATCTCTCCACCCGGGTGGTGGACTGGCAGTCGACCACGTTGCGCACTGCCGACGGTGAGGCGATCGAGGTCGCCGAGATCGGATCGATCGCGCCGGATCCGGACAACGTCGGTGGCTCAGTGATGGAGTGGCTCACCGCCAAGGCGCGTGACCGCGACATCGAGGTCTCTCACGCGACGTCACTGGAGCGCATCGTCTTCGAGGAGGGCGAGGTGCTCGGCGCCGAGTTCATGACGCCTGACGGTCGACTGGCCGTGCGTGCGCGGCATGGTGTGACGGTCGCCGCAGGCGGGCCGCAGGCCGCCACCGGTGCCGGTCGGCCGCTACCCGCCGACGCCGCTCTGCGTCTGTGTCTGGTCAGCCGACCCGCCAGCCGCTTCGGCCGTCTGGAACTGCTGAGCTCTGAGCCGCTTCCCAAAAGTGTCGCCTCCACATGCCGCGCAATGAGCAGGCGGTTGCCCGCGAACATGCGCGAGGCGCACACCCGCCTACAGACGTTGCGCTGCGGAAAAGTCGACGGGTATCCGGCCCCTGGCCAGTAGGGATTCCATCACGTCGCCGGCTACCGGCCGCGACAACAGGAACCCCTGCGCCCGGTAGCAGCCGTGCCGAAGCAGCGTGAGGGCGGCCGTCTCGGTCTCCACGCCCTCGGCGACCAGTTGCAGCCCGAACGCTTCCGCCAATGCGATGATGGCGCGCACGATCGCGAGGTCTCCCGGGTCGGAGCCCAGATCGCGCACGAAACTCCTGTCGATCTTGAGCGTGTCGACCGGAAGTGACTTCAGGTGCGACAGCACGCTGTATCCGGTGCCGAAGTCGTCGATCGCAACCTGCAGGCCAGCCCGCTTGAGGCCGGCCAAGGTGATGCGGGTGGTCTCGATGTCCTGCACCACAACGCTTTCGGTGATCTCCAGGCAGACCGAGCCACCGTCGAGCCCGAATTCGGCGATGATGTCCGCGACGGTGTCGACGAAACCGTCGGTGACCAGTTGAACCGGTGACACGTTGATGCGCAGCACCGCTTCGTGTCCCACTCCGCGCGAGCGCCACTGGGCAAATTCGGCGCACGCTGCGCGCATCACCCAGCGGCCCAATTCGCCTGCGAGATTTATCGATTCGGCAACGCCGATGAACGAGTCCGGGGACAGCAGCCCGCGGGTGGGGTGCTCCCACCGCACCAGTGCCTCGGCTGCCAGGATCTCACCGGTGCGCATGTCGACCTCGGGCAGGTAGTGCAGCATCAGCAAGCCGTTCTCGATCACACTCTGCAGGTGAAGCTCGATGTCGTTGCGGAACTCGCTGTCCAGCGACATCTGGTCGGAGAACACCGCGACTTTGTTGCCGCCGGAGTTCTTGGCCGTCAGCACTGCCTGGTCGGCGCGCCGCAGCAGATCCGAGGTGGTGTCGCGGCCCGGAACGCCAAGCGCCACACCGATACTGACCGTGCGAGTGAGCATCTCACCATCGATGGCGACCCGTTCGCGCAGCGTCGACTGCAGGCGGTAGGCCAACGCCTCCGCCGTCTCGGCGTCCATCGGTGCGGCGGGCACCACGACGAATTCGTCGCCTCCGAGACGGGCGATCAGAGTGGGGCCGTCGACGCCTCCGCGCAGCCGTTCGGCGAGGACGCGAATGAACCAGTCGCCTGCGGTGTGGCCGAGATAATCGTTGATGGCCTTGAGCCGGTCCAGGTCGAAGAACAACGCTGACACCGGCCCTTGCTCTCCCGGGGCGAGCCGGGCGTCGAGATGCGCCAACAAGGCGCGGCGGTTGTGCAGTCCGGTCAGATCGTCGTGCTCGGCGAGGTAGCGGAGTTGTTCTTCGGCAAGCACCCGGGCCTGCACCTGTGCGAACAACGAGGCGATCGCTTTGAGCGCGTTGAGTTCTTCCGGCGACCAGTCACGGTCGCC
It contains:
- a CDS encoding putative bifunctional diguanylate cyclase/phosphodiesterase, giving the protein MVVTSVATELMGVNAATSVEVSQKVLADLVAYFDVDVSFLRRNDHRIRASILVAEWPVRPGIPDPDPLAVVYFADADPVFALCEHQKEPIVFRPEPATDDYQRTINDSRQVAATSMACVPLLSGDVTTGVLGFVKFGDRDWSPEELNALKAIASLFAQVQARVLAEEQLRYLAEHDDLTGLHNRRALLAHLDARLAPGEQGPVSALFFDLDRLKAINDYLGHTAGDWFIRVLAERLRGGVDGPTLIARLGGDEFVVVPAAPMDAETAEALAYRLQSTLRERVAIDGEMLTRTVSIGVALGVPGRDTTSDLLRRADQAVLTAKNSGGNKVAVFSDQMSLDSEFRNDIELHLQSVIENGLLMLHYLPEVDMRTGEILAAEALVRWEHPTRGLLSPDSFIGVAESINLAGELGRWVMRAACAEFAQWRSRGVGHEAVLRINVSPVQLVTDGFVDTVADIIAEFGLDGGSVCLEITESVVVQDIETTRITLAGLKRAGLQVAIDDFGTGYSVLSHLKSLPVDTLKIDRSFVRDLGSDPGDLAIVRAIIALAEAFGLQLVAEGVETETAALTLLRHGCYRAQGFLLSRPVAGDVMESLLARGRIPVDFSAAQRL
- a CDS encoding FAD-binding protein; amino-acid sequence: MKWDLEVDVVCTGAGVAGLAHSVAVVDMDGEVFVASADDARSGGTPVAVRSRVDRLHWLDLHVSDPETNEYFAALSSDLGPLTRFAGDVDLPIRVVEQAQPVQARGAVPPFVGARLRDWAARCLVSPYGYLSTRVVDWQSTTLRTADGEAIEVAEIGSIAPDPDNVGGSVMEWLTAKARDRDIEVSHATSLERIVFEEGEVLGAEFMTPDGRLAVRARHGVTVAAGGPQAATGAGRPLPADAALRLCLVSRPASRFGRLELLSSEPLPKSVASTCRAMSRRLPANMREAHTRLQTLRCGKVDGYPAPGQ